One Streptomyces fagopyri DNA window includes the following coding sequences:
- a CDS encoding ABC transporter ATP-binding protein, with the protein MTLTTHNTAPAVEKAATVEFRGLRRAFGTTVALDGLDLTARPGELLALLGPSGCGKTTALRMLAGFEHPDSGEVLVDGEDVTRVPAHRRDAGMVFQSYSLFPHLSALDNVAFGLRMRKVRTAERRTRAAELLDLVGLADKGERFPHQLSGGQQQRIALARALALRPRVLLLDEPLSALDAKVRLSLREEIRRLQQELGITTLFVTHDQEEALSMADRVAVMRSGRLEQCAAPAELYGRPATAFVAEFVGTMSRIPGRLEATTVEVLGQRLPVDGDAPDAREVDVLVRPEAVRVEADDAGDARLVAGAFLGAATRVTVRLADGTEVKADLPTHEAAALAPGAAVTVRLPERPVLVAERAH; encoded by the coding sequence ATGACCCTCACCACGCACAACACCGCCCCGGCCGTGGAGAAGGCCGCCACCGTCGAATTCCGAGGCCTGCGCAGGGCGTTCGGCACGACCGTCGCCCTCGACGGGCTCGACCTGACCGCGCGGCCCGGTGAACTCCTCGCCCTGCTCGGCCCGTCCGGCTGCGGCAAGACCACCGCGCTGCGCATGCTCGCCGGCTTCGAACACCCCGACTCCGGCGAGGTGCTGGTCGACGGCGAGGACGTCACCCGCGTCCCCGCCCACCGCCGCGACGCCGGCATGGTCTTCCAGTCGTACAGCCTCTTCCCGCACCTCAGCGCCCTCGACAACGTCGCCTTCGGGCTGCGCATGCGCAAGGTGCGGACGGCGGAGCGCCGCACCCGCGCCGCCGAACTCCTCGACCTCGTGGGCCTGGCCGACAAGGGAGAGCGCTTCCCCCACCAGCTCTCCGGCGGCCAGCAGCAACGCATCGCGCTGGCCCGTGCCCTCGCCCTGCGCCCACGCGTCCTGCTCCTCGACGAACCGCTCTCGGCGCTCGACGCGAAGGTGCGGCTCAGCCTGCGCGAGGAGATCCGCAGGCTGCAGCAGGAACTCGGCATCACCACCCTGTTCGTCACGCATGACCAGGAGGAGGCGCTGTCCATGGCGGACCGCGTCGCCGTGATGCGGTCCGGGCGGCTCGAACAGTGCGCGGCTCCCGCCGAGTTGTACGGGCGTCCCGCCACCGCGTTCGTCGCCGAGTTCGTGGGCACGATGAGCCGCATCCCGGGCCGGCTGGAGGCCACGACGGTCGAGGTGCTCGGACAGCGGCTGCCGGTCGACGGCGACGCGCCCGACGCGCGGGAGGTGGACGTACTGGTACGGCCCGAGGCGGTACGGGTGGAGGCCGACGACGCCGGTGACGCCCGGCTCGTGGCCGGCGCGTTCCTCGGGGCCGCCACCCGTGTCACCGTGCGGCTCGCGGACGGCACCGAGGTGAAGGCCGACCTGCCCACGCACGAGGCCGCCGCGCTCGCCCCGGGCGCGGCCGTCACCGTGCGTCTGCCGGAGCGGCCGGTACTGGTCGCCGAGCGAGCGCACTGA
- a CDS encoding ABC transporter permease, whose amino-acid sequence MAGSVNKSPRPRPWRGVVLAFAGLYFLVPLAASLVFTVDVPNQGITFDAYSQIVGADGFTASLLLSLELAAATIAVVLLLMVPAMVALRLSAPKLRPLVEVVCSLPLVVPPIAFVAGISTVLKWGPEHLSHTPLFQTFVALQNPDFPFVLVLAYVVMALPFVYRALDAGLRAVDVRTLVEAARSCGANWPQALVRVVLPNLRGALLNASFLTLALVLGEFTVAQLLGFQPFAVWIYSIGGSQAQLSVAVSVLSLLVTWALLLSLAGLGGRSRTASRG is encoded by the coding sequence ATGGCTGGAAGCGTGAACAAGTCCCCGCGGCCGCGCCCCTGGCGCGGCGTCGTCCTGGCCTTCGCCGGGCTCTACTTCCTCGTCCCGCTCGCCGCGTCCCTGGTCTTCACGGTCGACGTCCCGAACCAGGGGATCACCTTCGACGCCTACAGCCAGATCGTCGGTGCCGACGGTTTCACCGCAAGCCTGCTGCTCTCGCTGGAACTGGCCGCCGCCACCATCGCGGTGGTCCTGCTGCTGATGGTGCCGGCGATGGTCGCGCTGCGGCTGAGCGCCCCGAAACTGCGGCCCCTCGTCGAGGTGGTCTGCTCGCTGCCGCTGGTCGTCCCGCCGATCGCGTTCGTCGCCGGGATCTCCACCGTTCTCAAGTGGGGGCCCGAACACCTCTCCCACACCCCGCTGTTCCAGACGTTCGTGGCGCTGCAGAACCCCGACTTCCCGTTCGTGCTCGTCCTCGCCTACGTCGTGATGGCCCTGCCGTTCGTGTACCGGGCCCTGGACGCCGGACTGCGCGCCGTCGACGTACGCACCCTCGTGGAGGCGGCGCGCAGCTGCGGGGCGAACTGGCCGCAGGCGCTGGTGCGTGTCGTGCTGCCCAACCTGCGCGGGGCGCTCCTGAACGCCTCCTTCCTGACCCTGGCGCTGGTGCTCGGCGAGTTCACCGTCGCCCAGCTGCTCGGCTTCCAGCCGTTCGCCGTGTGGATCTACAGCATCGGCGGCTCGCAGGCCCAGCTCTCCGTCGCCGTCTCCGTGCTCAGCCTGCTCGTCACCTGGGCACTGCTCCTCTCGCTCGCCGGACTCGGCGGGCGCTCCCGTACCGCTTCCCGGGGATGA